DNA sequence from the Streptomyces cinnabarinus genome:
GACGGTGCTGCGCATTCCGTCGGTGCCGACCAGGTACGCCGCCCGCAGCGCCTCGGTCGTCCCGCCGGGTCCGCGCGTCTCCACAGTGACGCCGGCGTCGTCCTGGGCGACGCCGGTCACCTCGGTCTCGTAGCGGAAGCGGACCCCGGCCTCGACCGCGCGCCGCTCCAGGATCCGCTCCATCTCGTACTGCGGGAGGACCAGGAGGTGGTTGAAGCGGGAGGGGAGGGCGTCGAAGGTGACGGTGAGCCTGGCGAAGAGGTTCATCCGGTCCAGGCGGCGGCCGAGGGACTCCGCCTCGTCGGAGAGCGCGCGGGCGTCGAGGAGTTCGAGGGTGCGGGCGTGCACGACGATCGCGCGGGAGAGGTTGCTGATCTTGTGCGGGCGCTTCTCGACCAGGGTCACCGGGACTCCGGCGGCGGCGAGGTCACCTGCCATCAGCAGACCGGTGGGGCCGCAGCCGACGACGATCACGGAGCGGGTGGGGTCTGCGGCGCCCGGGTGGGGGATGGGCTTCGGGTCGGTGCCGAGACCGGTGCCGGTGCCGTTCATGGTGGCCTCCTAGAGCCAACGCCTCCGATTTGCCAACGCTTGTTGGCCAACACTCGTTGACGACGATACGAGCCCTCTCGTCGCGAGTCAACACTTGTTGGCCTACGCGTGTTGGCCTACGCTTGTTGGCATGACTGGAAATGAACGCTCCACCGCGACCGAGAGCGGGGCGGGCGGGCGCCGGAGGTCCGAGACCACCCGTCTCGCGATCCTCGCCGCGGCCCGCGAACGCTTCGCCGCGGACGGCTACGAACGGGCCACCATCAGGGCCATCGCCAAGGACGCGGCCATCGATCCGTCGATGGTGATGCGCTACTACGGCAACAAGGAGGGCCTCTTCGCGGCGGCCGTCTCGGTCGACCTGAAACTGCCGGATCTGATCAGACTGCCGCGGCCGGAGATGGGCGAGGCGCTGGTCCTCCACTTCCTGCACATGTGGGAGGAGAACGAGGTCCTCACGGCCCTGCTCCGGGTCGGCGTCACCAACCAGGCCGGGGCCGAGCGGATGCAGAGCATCTTCGGGGAGCAGCTGCTGCCCGTGGCCCGCCAGGTCTGCCCGGACCCGGAACAGAGCCCCGCCAGGGCGGCCCTGGTCGCGACGCAGCTGCTGGGCCTCGCCCTCACCCGCTACGTCCTCCGGCTCCCGCCCGCGGTGGCGCTCCCCGTCGAGGAGGTGGTGGCATGGCTGGCGCCGACGGTCCAGCGGTACCTGACGGCACCGAACCCGTGACGGAGGACCGGGCTCCGGAGCCGGAGGAGGAGGGAGCGCCGGAGAGGAACGGAGCGCCGGAGAAGGCAGAGGCGCCGGACATGGAAAAGGCGCCGCCCCCGGCTGCGTACGGCGGTCTGCGCGTACGTGCCGTGGGGACGGCGCCCTCGAAGAGGTCGGGAGAGGTCAGGCCTTCGCCGGTGCCTTCGCCTTCGGCCTGGCCCTGACGCGGTGGTCCTCCGCCGAGCGGTCCAGGACCATGACGAGGCCCGTGATGACCGCGAACAGGACGAGCGGGGCCACGACGTACAGTCCCAGCGTCTCGATGACGCTCAGGCCTGAGCCGGGGTCGTCACCGTCGTCGCGGTTCAGCGCGCTCGCGGGGGACGACATGAGCAGCATCATCAGCGTCGTACCGGCAGCCAGGGCGCCGGCGCGCAGGGCGTTCTTCTTGTCCACGGTGCCCAAAGTATCGAATGCCGGTTGAGCCCGCTCGGCCGGGGGTGCGTATGAGCGTTCCCGGGGGCGCGCGGGGGTGGTCTCAGGTCGGGCGCATCAGCTCCAGCAGCGCGTGCAGTCTGGGGGAGGCCGCCAGTTCCTCCAGGGTCACCGGCTTGCCCTCCGCGTCCGCGACGGGCAGCCGCCAGTTCGGGAACTGGTCCCAGGTGCCGGGCAGGTTCTGCGGCCGGCGGTCGCCGACCGTGTCCGGGAGCCAGATGCCCACCATGCGGGCCGGGGTGCGCAGCAGGAAGCGGTGGACGGCCTGGATCTCGGCCTCCTCCTGAGAGGTGCCGTGCCCCCCGCCGGTGCCGTGCAGCAGCCCCAGCCGGGACAGCACCGCCAGCCACTCCCCCGTGTCGGCCGCGGCCTCCGCCCGTTCCTCCGCCAGCGAGCGGGTCAACAGGCCCAGCCGGTGCCGCAGTTCGACATGCTCACCGGTCAGCCGGGCCGCCGTGGAGGGCAGGTCGTGGGTGGTGGCCGTGGCCAGGCAGTCCGACCGCCACTGTTCCGGCGGCAGCGGACGCCCGTCACCCTCCCAGTCCCGCTCGAACCACAGCACCGAGGTGCCGAGCACGCCCCGGGCGCGCAGCGCCTCGCGCACGCCCGGCTCCACCGTCCCCAGATCCTCGCCGATCACCAGCGCCCCGGCCCGGGAGGCCTCCAGCACCAGGATCGCGAGCATCGCCTCGGCGTCGTAGCGGACGTACGTCCCGTCCGTCGGCGGCTGCCCCTGCGGTACCCACCACAGCCGGAACAGCCCCATCACATGGTCGATCCGCAGCGCCCCGGCATACCGGAACAGCGCCTTCAGCAGGCGCCGGTACGGGGTGTAGCCGGACTCCGCGAGCCGGTCCGGGCGCCAGGGCGGCAGCCCCCAGTCCTGGCCTCGCGCGTTGAAGGCGTCCGGGGGCGCGCCGACCGACATCCCGGCGGCGAAGTACTCCTGCTGCGCCCAGGCGTCGGCGCCGTCGGGATGCACCCCGACCGCGAGGTCGTGCACGATCCCGACGGCCATCCCCGCCTCCCGCGCGACCCGCTGGGCGGCGGTGAGCTGGGCGTCGGTGAGCCAGGCGAGCAGGGAGTGGAAGTCGACCCGGTCCATCGACTCGCCGCGCGCACGGGCGGTTTCCGCCGACCGCGGATCACGCAGCGGCTCCGGCCAGCGCCGCCAGTCGGTCCCGTGCGTCTCGGCCAGCGCGCACCAGGTGGCGTGGTCCTCCAGGGCCTGTCCCTCGGCGGCGAGGAAGTCGGCGTAGGCCGCGCGCCGTCCGGGCCCGAGCGGGACCTCGCGCACCAGCTCCAGCGCCTCCCGCTTCAGCTCCCACACCGCGTCGCGGTCGATCAGCGCGCCCTTCTCCAGCACCGACTCCCGCAGCAGCCGGGCCCGTTCCAGCAGCGCCCGCGCCCGCTCGCGGTCCTCGACACGGGCGTACTCCGGGATGTCCTCGACCCGCAGATGCACCGGATCGGGGAAGCGGCGCGAGGAGGGCCGGTAGGGGGAGGGGTCGGTGGGCGCCCCGGGTACGGCCGCGTGCAGCGGGTTGACCTGCACGAATCCGGTGCCGAGCGTCCGTCCGGCCCAGCCGGCCAGCTCCGCGAGGTCACCGAGGTCGCCCATGCCCCAGGAGCGCCGGGAGAGCAGGGAGTACAGCTGGACGAGGAGTCCGTGGGAGCGTCCGGCGGGGGCGGGCAGCCGGGCCGGGGCGACGACGAGCCGGGCGGTGGCGGTGCGGCCGTCGGGCGCGGTGGCGGTGAGCCGGTGGACGCCGGGCGGCAGCCGGTCGGCGGCGGCCCGGGTCTCCCCCTGCTCGGTCTCCACCCGCAGCCGGGTGCCGGGCGGAAGCCCGGTCAGGACAGCGGATTCCGACCCGTTCCAGCACACCACCGTCGGCGGCAGCAGCCGCTCCCGCACCTCGCGTTCGCGCGCGGCGAGCGCACGCCGTACCGCTTCGGGGGTGGTCACGTCGATGTCGAGCGCGGCCAGCGCCGAGGTGAGCGCGGTGACCGAGGCGCGGACCGTGCGGTCCGGTGAGGGCCGGTAGGAGGTGGCGACGCCGTGCAGTTCGGCGAGCCGCGACAGATCCTCGGAGGGTACGTCTTCGGAGGGAACGCCCTCGGACGGGGATTCGGCCGACCGCCGCGCTGCCATCTACGGCCTCGCGTCGTCCGGGCCGAAGGAGAAGACCTCACCGGTCAGCGGCGGGGCAGCGGCGAGCGGCGGCTCGCTGGTCAGGGGCAGCGCCTCGTGCAGCGGTGGCTCGCTGGTCAGCGGTTCGGCGGCGGGCAGCGGCGGCTCGCTGGTCAGTGGGGGCTCGGCGCAGGCGCTCTCCGCGCTGAAGACGCACACGTGCGGTTCGGGCTCGGTGAGCGCCTCGGGTTTGGACAGGGCGGTGAGCAGAAGGTGTGCCGATGCGGCCACGGGGGCCTCCTTGTCGAGTACGGCGGCCTACGGCCTGTCCTGCGGATCGCGCCGGCCAGGCCCTTGCGGGATACCGCAGCCCTACCCAGCGGGCGCGACGGCAGACGTACCCGGGCGGAGAAGGTGCCGGTCGTCACATTCCGCTCCGCCGTGACACCTCAAGACTGGGGCAATCCCGCCGCCGCGGCCACTCCCGTCGACGCCCGCCGCACCGGGCCGTGAGCGCGGCTCGACCGCCGGTGCACCGGTGGTGAACCGGAGCCGTCCGGGTGGTCGATAGAGGGGGTGTGAGACTGTTCCGCCCCGTGGGGGGCCATCGGGAGAAGGACCAGGGAGACGCCGCTCTCCTGGCCGCCGTCGCGGCCGGGGACGCGGCGGCGATGGCCACGCTGTACGACCGGCACGCGGGCTGGCTGCACGCCCGGCTGACCCGGCGCTGCGCGGACCCCGAGGTGGTGCGCGAGGTGCTCCAGGACACCTTCGTCACCGTGTGGCGATCGGCCCGG
Encoded proteins:
- a CDS encoding TetR family transcriptional regulator — translated: MTGNERSTATESGAGGRRRSETTRLAILAAARERFAADGYERATIRAIAKDAAIDPSMVMRYYGNKEGLFAAAVSVDLKLPDLIRLPRPEMGEALVLHFLHMWEENEVLTALLRVGVTNQAGAERMQSIFGEQLLPVARQVCPDPEQSPARAALVATQLLGLALTRYVLRLPPAVALPVEEVVAWLAPTVQRYLTAPNP
- the malQ gene encoding 4-alpha-glucanotransferase, whose translation is MAARRSAESPSEGVPSEDVPSEDLSRLAELHGVATSYRPSPDRTVRASVTALTSALAALDIDVTTPEAVRRALAAREREVRERLLPPTVVCWNGSESAVLTGLPPGTRLRVETEQGETRAAADRLPPGVHRLTATAPDGRTATARLVVAPARLPAPAGRSHGLLVQLYSLLSRRSWGMGDLGDLAELAGWAGRTLGTGFVQVNPLHAAVPGAPTDPSPYRPSSRRFPDPVHLRVEDIPEYARVEDRERARALLERARLLRESVLEKGALIDRDAVWELKREALELVREVPLGPGRRAAYADFLAAEGQALEDHATWCALAETHGTDWRRWPEPLRDPRSAETARARGESMDRVDFHSLLAWLTDAQLTAAQRVAREAGMAVGIVHDLAVGVHPDGADAWAQQEYFAAGMSVGAPPDAFNARGQDWGLPPWRPDRLAESGYTPYRRLLKALFRYAGALRIDHVMGLFRLWWVPQGQPPTDGTYVRYDAEAMLAILVLEASRAGALVIGEDLGTVEPGVREALRARGVLGTSVLWFERDWEGDGRPLPPEQWRSDCLATATTHDLPSTAARLTGEHVELRHRLGLLTRSLAEERAEAAADTGEWLAVLSRLGLLHGTGGGHGTSQEEAEIQAVHRFLLRTPARMVGIWLPDTVGDRRPQNLPGTWDQFPNWRLPVADAEGKPVTLEELAASPRLHALLELMRPT